Proteins from a genomic interval of Daphnia pulex isolate KAP4 chromosome 4, ASM2113471v1:
- the LOC124193260 gene encoding protein toll-like translates to MPFHFAVLCCVLFQILVFIQELSATTTETLTYWKCLQNENPDCHCFPVNSKNLYDFKFQCSVGEDGISGNFRRQAKDVNLFEINCPCKNEANPFTESVYANFKEYPTSNFTILEFKLDYCPLPQENVSTLFAKQMNPHIIQRITLRSCSPIRTLHRNSFRNMTKLKKIELTDNQLEYLPDDVFDDQFNLVQLLLEGNKLEKISGKIFKNIPLLNILNLSSNKIKKFEIGALSNLPNLAQLQLRKNHLDKLPSDVLQSLANLTTLDLSFNKLTSLDKDAFQFNTDLMELHLQSNSLQVLPEGVFRNNKMLTTLFLQSNPKLSTVHRGVFENLTSLTVLDLSQCSFNQSSFDQYTFSNLSQLNTLKLSGNKLNGLPAGWFNGLTNLTHLDLSFNSISTIEDNAFSSLRLLNTLSLNGNYLARIEANAFIGIGALKSLYLQENQIEVIQAEAMRHLQELTTINLARNRLKFDEGLILNGGWKQSPLRYNLKLEKIDLSRNQIADLFSDWSSMKSLNLLNLAHNQMTSLDFKDLSNLSPLTKFTLDLSNNHIAHVDFELAKSIDGQSTDGKAPMTEKTVNLDKNPLVCDCNAYFMAEYMDQSIPGVRHSWKINPTKLTCEQPASLGGLAISEVNPSQFLCNRTNEDFSPCEWYVRPVDKTLLFDCQHKNLNEIPTRLPRHEDYKIQMNLSSNSINIGQIHPNSSDCCPDVTWLDLSHNGMDESSMSDSQHWAQNLHLRFPKLNRLDLTHNNFNSIPNGVVDSWNGMHNLTYNLNGNPWKCDCTNLALLKFIYGSWKRLEDFNQMKCDDGQKISELSVEILCPSVNAAVKYYTIPLPILALLIVCVGIIVYRNRRVIRAWLYNRQLCLWWVVEEEEEEGNDERIYDAFISFSHHDEKFVNEVLVPQLERPPIGLPHYRLCIHYRDWLAGEWIADQIVRSVASSKRTIVVLTEHFLDSLWGKLEFRTAYKQVLTDKRMRLIIIVKGDLPPFDKMDQELQTYLSLNTYLNYDDPFFMDRLRYALPHNTSTNEPGSRKSQAIKDQANRVNSKPDLHLPLPSLADRDNLKVHVQLPPDIIEMCETPISSTSSTVPFFPNSPQ, encoded by the exons ATGCCTTTCCATTTTGCTGTATTGTGCTgtgttctttttcaaatccTTGTTTTCATTCAAGAACTGAGTGCTACAACGACTGAGACTCTAACATATTGGAAATGCCTGCAGAACGAAAATCCAGATTGCCACTGTTTTCCGGTAAATAGTAAAAACTTATACGATTTCAAGTTCCAGTGTTCAGTTGGTGAGGATGGAATTTCGGGAAACTTCCGGCGCCAGGCAAAAGACgtcaatttatttgaaattaattgcCCATGTAAAAATGAAGCCAACCCCTTCACAGAATCTGTGTACGCAAACTTTAAAGAGTATCCAACTAGCAATTTTACAATTCTAGAGTTCAAATTGGACTACTGCCCACTTCCACAGGAAAACGTGTCGACATTATTTGCGAAGCAGATGAATCCCCACATCATTCAGCGTATTACGCTGCGCTCATGTTCTCCTATTCGAACTCTTCACCGGAATTCATTTCGCAATATGacaaaactaaagaaaatcGAATTGACTGACAATCAACTTGAATATTTACCAGACGATGTGTTTGATGATCAATTCAATTTGGTGCAACTTTTGCTGGAAGGTaataaactggaaaaaataagcgggaaaatattcaaaaatatccCGCTACTGAATATCCTGAACTTGAgctcaaataaaattaaaaaatttgaaattggtgCCTTAAGTAATCTCCCAAACTTGGCTCAGTTACAACTCAGAAAAAATCATCTTGATAAACTTCCCTCTGATGTTCTACAATCTCTGGCGAATTTAACTACTTTGGATCTGAGTTTTAATAAGTTAACAAGTTTGGATAAGGATGCTTTCCAGTTCAACACAGATTTGATGGAACTTCATTTGCAGAGCAACTCGCTTCAAGTACTGCCTGAAGGAGTATtccgcaacaacaaaatgCTGACAACATTATTTTTGCAGTCAAACCCTAAGCTCTCGACAGTTCATCGCGGAGTCTTTGAAAATCTTACGTCATTGACAGTTTTAGATTTAAGTCAGTGTTCCTTCAACCAGTCGTCATTCGACCAATACACGTTTTCAAATTTATCCCAATTGAACACCCTTAAGCTGTCAGGAAATAAGCTCAATGGATTGCCTGCAGGTTGGTTCAATGGACTGACAAATTTGACCCATTTGGATCTATCGTTTAATTCGATTTCAACCATCGAAGATAATGCGTTTAGTAGTTTGCGACTTTTGAACACTCTCAGCCTGAATGGAAATTACCTTGCGCGAATTGAAGCCAATGCTTTCATAGGCATCGGAGCCTTGAAAAGCTTATATcttcaagaaaatcaaattgaagtcATTCAAGCAGAAGCCATGAGACATTTGCAAGAATTAACTACTATTAATTTAGCACGCAATCGTCTCAAATTCGACGAAGGTCTTATTTTAAACGGCGGATGGAAACAATCACCATTACgatacaatttaaaattagaaaaaatcgATCTGTCTCGGAATCAAATCGCGGACCTATTTTCCGATTGGTCATCGATGAAATCATTAAATCTCCTTAACCTGGCTCACAATCAAATGACAAGTTTGGATTTCAAAGACCTATCAAATTTATCGCCTCTAACTAAGTTTACTCTGGACCTTAGTAACAATCATATCGCCCATGTAGATTTCGAGTTGGCCAAATCAATCGACGGTCAATCAACTGATGGAAAAGCTCCGATGACGGAAAAGACAGTTAACCTTGATAAGAATCCACTGGTATGCGATTGTAATGCATACTTTATGGCAGAGTACATGGACCAGTCAATACCGGGCGTAAGGCATTCTTGGAAGATAAATCCAACCAAGCTAACCTGCGAGCAGCCAGCCTCACTTGGCGGCCTTGCAATTTCTGAAGTGAATCCATCGCAATTTCTTTGCAACCGCACCAACGAAGATTTTTCACCGTGCGAATGGTACGTACGACCGGTAGATAAAACACTGTTGTTCGACTGTCAGCATAAGAACCTGAACGAAATTCCTACTCGCCTACCCCGACACGAGGATTACAAGATTCAGATGAATCTTTCGTCCAATTCGATTAATATCGGACAAATTCATCCCAACTCGTCTGACTGTTGCCCAGATGTCACCTGGCTGGATTTGAGCCACAACGGAATGGACGAGTCTTCAATGTCTGATTCCCAACATTGGGCTCAAAATCTTCATCTCCGTTTCCCTAAACTCAATCGGCTAGACCTTACCCACAACAATTTCAACTCGATTCCTAATGGAGTTGTCGATTCCTGGAACGGAATGCACAATTTAACTTACAATTTGAACGGAAACCCTTGGAAATGCGACTGTACAAATCTGGCGCTACTGAAATTCATTTATGGTTCATGGAAACGCTTGGAAGATTTCAACCAGATGAAGTGCGATGATGGGCAAAAGATTTCTGAATTGTCGGTGGAAATCTTATGCCCATCGGTGAATGCTGCGGTGAAATATTATACTATACCTTTGCCAATTTTAGCTTTGCTGATAGTTTGTGTGGGCATTATAGTTTACCGTAATCGGCGAGTCATACGCGCTTGGCTTTATAACCGTCAATTGTGCTTATGGTGggttgttgaagaagaagaagaagaagggaatgACGAACGAATATATGATGCTTTTATCAGCTTCTCTCACCACGACGAGAAATTTGTCAATGAAGTTCTTGTGCCCCAACTGGAACGCCCGCCGATTGGTTTACCCCATTACCGACTTTGCATTCATTATCGCGATTG GTTAGCAGGCGAATGGATTGCTGATCAAATTGTTCGCTCGGTCGCTTCTTCTAAACGAACGATTGTAGTCTTGACCGAACATTTCTTGGACAGTTTGTGGGGAAAG CTGGAATTCCGAACTGCTTATAAGCAGGTGCTTACGGATAAACGCATGCGATTAATTATAATCGTCAAGGGAGATCTTCCGCCGTTCGACAAAATGGATCAGGAGCTTCAAACTTACCTTTCCTTGAACACCTATCTGAATTATGATGATCCTTTTTTCATGGATCGACTACGATACGCCTTGCCCCACAATACAAGCACTAATGAGCCTGGTTCAAGAAAATCGCAAGCGATCAAAGATCAAGCTAACCGAGTTAATAGTAAGCCCGATCTTCATCTACCTTTGCCTTCGCTCGCTGATCGTGACAATCTAAAGGTACATGTTCAGTTGCCTCCtgatattattgaaatgtgtGAAACACCTATCAGTTCAACAAGTTCAACGGTTCCATTTTTCCCAAATTCTCCTCAGTGA
- the LOC124192044 gene encoding septin-2-like, with amino-acid sequence MAATIGPVATVNAENKIRNLKLAGHVGFDTLPDQLVSKSVQCGFNFNILCVGETGLGKSTLMDSLFNTSFESNPSPHSLSGVKLKSHTYELQESNVKLKLTLVDTIGYGDQVNKEESFKPVVDYIDAQFEAYLQEELKIKRQLATFHDTRIHVCLYFICPTGHGLKSLDLVCMKKLDNKVNIIPVIAKADTISKPELMRFKTKIMSELAANGVQIYQFPVDDEAVAEMNLSMNAHFPFAVCGSTDFIRVGNKMVRARQYPWGTVQVENENHCDFVKLREMLIRTNMEDLRETTHIRHYEIYRRLRLEQMGFSDLDSDNKPQSFQQTYEHKRQLLRMELQQKEDEMRQQFVIRVKEKETELKEAEKELQSRFDRLKKEHAEEKRKLDEAKKRLEDNQNELVKRRQQLLTQSTGTLGHGTLTLGKNKKK; translated from the exons ATGGCAGCAACAATTGGACCAGTTGCAACAGTCAAC GCTGAAAACAAAATACGCAATCTAAAGCTTGCCGGACATGTTGGATTTGATACTCTTCCTGACCAGTTGGTCTCTAAATCAGTCCAATGTGGGTTCAACTTTAATATCCTCTGTGTCGGAGAGACTGGTTTGGGAAAGTCAACCTTGATGGATTCACTTTTTAACACCAGTTTTGAATCAAATCCAAGTCCCCATTCTCTTTCGGGAGTCAAGCTAAAGTCTCATACTTACGAACTTCAAGAATCTAATGTCAAACTAAAG TTGACATTGGTTGATACAATCGGTTATGGTGATCAAGTCAACAAAGAAGAATCTTTCAAACCTGTTGTGGATTACATAGATGCACAATTTGAAGCATATCTGCaggaagaattgaaaatcaagCGTCAGCTGGCTACATTTCATGATACCCGTATCCATGTCtgcctttattttatttgcccAACTGGTCATGG tttgaaatcTCTTGATTTGGTTTGTATGAAGAAACTGGACAACAAAGTCAATATAATTCCAGTGATTGCAAAAGCTGATACTATTTCAAAACCTGAATTGATGCGTTTTAAG ACTAAAATCATGTCGGAGCTAGCAGCAAATGGTGTTCAAATCTATCAGTTTCCAGTGGATGACGAAGCTGTTGCTGAAATGAACCTCTCCATGAACGCTCATTTTCCTTTTGCGGTATGCGGCTCGACCGACTTCATCCGCGTAGGAAACAAAATGGTACGAGCTCGTCAATACCCATGGGGCACAGTTCAAG TGGAAAACGAGAATCATTGCGATTTTGTGAAGTTGCGTGAAATGCTTATCCGCACAAACATGGAAGATCTGAGAGAGACCACCCATATTCGTCATTACGAAATTTATCGGCGTTTAAGACTCGAGCAG ATGGGTTTCAGCGATCTTGATTCCGACAACAAACCACAGAGTTTCCAACAAACTTACGAGCACAAACGTCAATTACTTCGCATGGAATTACAACAGAAAGAAGATGAGATGAGGCAACAGTTTGTCATTCGCgtcaaagaaaaggaaactgaGTTGAAAGAGGCAGAAAAAGAG CTTCAATCTCGTTTCGATAGGCTCAAAAAAGAGCACGCTgaagagaagaggaaattggatGAAGCCAAAAAACGATTGGAAGATAATCAGAATGAGCTCGTTAAGCGACGCCAACAGTTGTTGACCCAGAGCACGGGCACTTTGGGTCACGGTACGCTAACCCTTggcaaaaacaagaaaaaatga
- the LOC124192043 gene encoding ATP-dependent DNA helicase Q1-like, which produces MAQLSVEKELKKIDAELRIIEEDIDKLQERKTSLLKRKQALKEKANEEATKKLASQDWESNDFPWTKKLYQTLKDAFHIEKFRPMQLSAMNATLKGHDVILIMPTGGGKSLCYQLPALVSDGITLVITPLVSLMEDQLASLEKLGIEAAKLNASSSKEEVNMVHSAMTDAKSSLKLLYVTPEKLAKSKRFMTKLQKMYQIKRFACVAVDEVHCCSQWGHDFRPDYKYLGVLRSLFPTVPIVGLTATATLNVTNDVQKMLNMKNCLVFKASFNRPNLYYEVRIKPSTQKECIDELVQLLTNRFHGQSGIIYTTSVKDCDQLASELRQQKCRVASYHASLDPADRTEVHTGWRENRYQAVVATIAFGMGIDKPDVRFVIHHSISKSMENFYQESGRAGRDDLQACCIVYWRLSDLFRLSTMVFTEQTGLRNLYAMAAYCLDPERCRREIIASHFDERWESSSCNKMCDHCSKDSTSAEINIVEHLTTLRQILERAEEQQVRVTAQKLIDAWQNTGQVSLRLPDFKKAAKLPRDKCESILAHLLLEGYLKEDFHFTPYSTISYLLLGERAHFINKEISQITMKVEASSVDEAEKASSSRGKTTRKQSTTHSAAAKKSKVEDCLIDVSDSD; this is translated from the exons ATGGCTCAACTCTCTGTTG AGaaagagttgaaaaaaattgatgcaGAATTGAGAATTATAGAGGAGGATATAGACAAActtcaagagagaaaaacatcacttctgaaaagaaaacaagcatTGAAGGAAAAAGCAAATGAAGAAGCCACAAAG AAACTTGCTAGTCAGGACTGGGAAAGCAATG ATTTTCCTTGGACTAAAAAATTATACCAAACACTTAAAGATGCATTccatattgaaaaatttagacCTATGCAGCTATCTGCGATGAATGCAACTCTCAAAGGTCACGATGTCATCTTGATTATGCCTACAGGTGGAGGGAAAAGTCTTTGCTATCAGCTTCCTGCTTTAGTATCTGATG GTATTACTCTTGTTATTACTCCACTTGTTTCACTAATGGAAGATCAGTTGGCCAGTTTGGAGAAACTGGGTATAGAAGCTGCAAAACTAAATGCAAGTTCTAGCAAAGAAGAAGTCAACATGGTTCATTCG GCCATGACAGATGCAAAATCCTCCCTTAAGTTACTCTATGTAACACCAGAGAAACTTGCTAAAAGCAAAAGATTCATGACAAAGTTGCAAAAAATGTATCAGATCAAACGATTTGCTTGTGTGGCCGTTGATGAAGTACATTGCTGTTCTCAATGGGGGCATGATTTTCGGCCAG ATTACAAGTATCTTGGAGTCCTACGTTCTCTGTTCCCTACCGTGCCCATAGTTGGACTTACTGCCACAGCAACGTTAAATGTAACAAACGATGTGCAAAAGATGCTTAACATGAAGAATTGCTTGGTTTTCAAAGCTTCCTTTAATCGTCCCAATCTTTATTACGAG GTTAGGATTAAACCCTCCACCCAAAAAGAATGTATCGACGAATTGGTGCAATTGCTAACAAACAGGTTTCATGGGCAATCCGGCATCATCTATACCACTTCCGTTAAAGACTGTGATCAGTTGGCCAGTGAACTACGGCAACAAAAATGCCGTGTGGCATCTTATCACGCCAGTTTAGATCCCGCAGATCGAACCGAAGTTCACACAGGATGGCGGGAAAATAGATACCAG gCTGTGGTTGCGACTATTGCATTCGGAATGGGAATCGATAAGCCAGATGTCAGATTTGTCATTCATCATTCTATATCCAAATCTATGGAAAATTTTTACCAG GAAAGCGGACGAGCGGGACGAGATGATCTTCAAGCCTGCTGCATAGTTTATTGGCGGCTGTCTGACTTGTTTCGATTAAGTACAATGGTATTTACTGAGCAAACTGGTCTTCGTAACCTTTACGCTATGGCTGCCTATTGCCTAGACCctgaaag atgtcGCCGCGAAATCATAGCCAGTCATTTCGACGAGCGATGGGAATCATCTTCCTGCAATAAAATGTGTGACCACTGCAGCAAAGACTCGACATCAGCGGAGATTAACATCGTCGAACATCTGACTACTCTCAGGCAAATACTTGAACGAGCCGAAGAACAACAAGTGCGCGTGACAG cTCAAAAATTGATCGATGCTTGGCAGAACACTGGACAAGTTTCGCTGCGTTTACCTGATTTCAAGAAAGCGGCAAAATTACCCCGTGACAAGTGCGAATCAATTTTGGCTCATTTGCTACTCGAAGGCTACCTGAAAGAAGATTTCCACTTCACGCCTTACAGCACCATCAGTTACCTTCTCCTCG GTGAGCGAGCGCATTTCATCAACAAGGAAATCAGTCAAATCACCATGAAAGTTGAGGCTTCATCAGTGGACGAGGCAGAGAAAGCGAGTAGCAGCCGAGGTAAGACCACTAGGAAGCAATCAACTACACATTCGGCCGCGGCAAAGAAATCGAAAGTTGAAGACTGTTTAATTGACGTGTCAGACTCGGACTAA